Proteins encoded together in one Cicer arietinum cultivar CDC Frontier isolate Library 1 chromosome 4, Cicar.CDCFrontier_v2.0, whole genome shotgun sequence window:
- the LOC101511312 gene encoding small ribosomal subunit protein uS19x-like produces the protein MADVEPEVAQGVPKKRTFKKFSFRGVDLDALLDMSTDELVKLFSARARRRFQRGLTRKPMALIKKLRKAKREAPAGEKPEPVRTHLRNMIIVPEMIGSIIGVYNGKTFNQVEIKPEMIGHYLAEFSISYKPVKHGRPGIGATHSSRFIPLK, from the exons ATg GCAGATGTTGAACCAGAGGTCGCACAAGGAGTTCCAAAGAAGAGAACATTCAAGAAGTTCAGTTTCCGCGGAGTTGATCTCGATGCTCTCTTGGACATGTCCACCGATGAACTCGTCAAGCTCTTCTCTGCACGTGCACGTAGAAG GTTTCAACGTGGTTTGACCCGCAAACCTATGGCACTCATCAAGAAGCTTCGCAAGGCG AAACGTGAGGCCCCAGCTGGTGAAAAGCCGGAACCCGTGAGGACCCATCTTCGTAACATGATCATTGTGCCTGAGATGATCGGTAGCATTATTGGTGTCTACAATGGGAAAACCTTCAATCAAGTTGAGATTAAACCCGAAATGATTGGTCACTACTTGGCTGAGTTCTCAATCTCTTACAAGCCTGTTAAGCATGGAAGGCCTGGTATTGGTGCTACTCATTCCTCAAGGTTTATTCCTCTCAAGTGA